Proteins encoded together in one Triticum dicoccoides isolate Atlit2015 ecotype Zavitan chromosome 7B, WEW_v2.0, whole genome shotgun sequence window:
- the LOC119337726 gene encoding C2 and GRAM domain-containing protein At1g03370-like: protein MRLVVHVLEARNLPAAEAQGLGDPYAKLQLGRQRAKTKVIRKSTNPVWDEEFAFRVGDLKEELLIRITDEDKYFSDDFLGQVKVPLSAVLDADNRSLGTRWYPLQPKSKKSKIRDCGEIHLTISLSQSYPEETATLAHWASDDFASSSDKSSELRKGSSLPNIHIEQSTSPPVSDEAEITKQDKSNVGPSFVNRLNQFFSVKPKDTEASVPPLFKHDHGLDTLEEMPLTSSQLSDEQDSETSANMLFDELLKAFASKHEGNDMPGHLSGGVLIDQVYAVAPSDLNTRLFSPSSDFLQSLAKMQGTTGLDIQHWRLENDGEVLKRVVTYTKAATKLVKAVKATEDVAYLKADGDMYAVLADVSTPEVPFGNNFRVEILTCIMPGPELRDDERSSRLVISWRLNFMQSTMMKGMIENGAKQGLKDNFNQFSELLAQNVRPVDAKDTTTNNESLSSMQPETESDWKLAFRIFGNFTVVSSIVALIYVFAHIILASPSIIQGLEFPGLDLPDSVGEVVVCGVLVLQGQRVLNMIARFVQARRRRGGDHGVKAKGDGWLLTVALIDGTNLAATKSSGYSDPYVVFTCNGQTKTSSIKFHTLEPQWNEIFEFDAMEDPPSVMEINVYDFDGPFDEVASLGHVEVNFLKYSISELADIWIPLKGKLAQACQSKLHLRIFLNNSRGTEVVKDYLDRMEKEVGRKIAMRSPHTNLEFQKIFSLPPEEFLINDFTCHLKRKMLTQGRLFLSPRIIGFYTNLFGHKTKFFFLWEDIEEIQLVPATLSLMGSPSLLITLRKGRGMDARHGAKQLDDEGRLKFHLQSFVSFNAAHKTIMALWKARSLTPEEKIQLVEEESEAKDLQTEEGGSFLGIEDVKMSEVFSSTIPFDVPILMGIFEGGPVERRIMEKVGCMDYSVTAWEPVRDDAHQRQVHCRLDKKVARRDGEVMSTQQKSPLPDKNGWLIEEVMTFEGIPVGECFNLHIRYQLEQASSKQKSCSVQVFIGMAWLKSCKNRKKITQEVASKLSSRLKKIFSQLEKELIPAN, encoded by the exons atgagGCTTGTGGTGCATGTGCTGGAGGCCCGCAACCTCCCGGCGGCGGAGGCGCAGGGGCTGGGCGACCCGTACGCCAAGCTGCAGCTGGGGAGGCAGCGGGCCAAGACCAAGGTGATCAGGAAGTCGACCAACCCCGTCTGGGACGAGGAGTTCGCCTTCCGGGTCGGGGACCTCAAGGAGGAGCTCCTCATACGCATCACCGACGAGGACAAGTACTTCTCCGACGACTTCCTGGGCCAGGTCAAGGTGCCCCTCTCCGCCGTGCTCGACGCCGACAACCGTTCCCTCGGGACGCGCTGGTACCCGCTGCAgcccaagagcaagaagtccaagaTCAGAGATTGCG GAGAAATTCATCTTACTATATCTCTATCTCAAAGTTATCCTGAAGAGACAGCGACACTTGCACATTGGGCTTCAGACGACTTTGCATCAAGTTCAGACAAATCAAGTGAACTTAGGAAGGGATCTTCTTTGCCAAATATTCATATAGAACAATCCACATCGCCACCAGTTAGTGATGAAGCAGAAATTACCAAGCAGGATAAATCAAATGTTGGTCCATCATTTGTCAACCGGCTAAATCAATTTTTTTCAGTAAAACCAAAAGACACAGAAGCTTCTGTTCCACCTCTCTTCAAGCATGACCATGGTTTGGATACTCTTGAAGAAATGCCGTTAACAAGCTCACAACTTTCTGATGAGCAGGACTCTGAAACTAGTGCAAATATGTTGTTTGATGAACTACTGAAGgcctttgcatctaagcatgaaggGAATGATATGCCTGGACATTTGTCAGGTGGAGTTCTTATTGATCAGGTTTATGCAGTTGCACCCAGTGACTTGAATACACGTCTTTTCTCACCAAGTTCAGACTTTCTGCAATCACTAGCGAAGATGCAAGGGACTACTGGTCTGGATATTCAACACTGGAGACTTGAAAATGATGGTGAGGTCTTGAAGAGGGTTGTAACCTACACAAAAGCTGCTACTAAACTAGTTAAAGCCGTGAAAGCAACAGAAGACGTGGCATATCTGAAGGCAGATGGAGATATGTATGCAGTTTTAGCAGATGTTAGTACTCCTGAAGTCCCTTTTGGCAATAATTTTAGGGTGGAGATTTTGACCTGTATAATGCCAGGGCCTGAACTAAGAGATGATGAAAGATCTTCACGACTTGTAATCTCTTGGCGCTTAAATTTCATGCAAAGTACCATGATGAAGGGCATGATAGAAAATGGTGCAAAACAAGGATTGAAGGACAACTTCAATCAGTTCTCTGAACTTCTGGCTCAAAATGTCAGACCAGTTGATGCAAAAGATACAACAACAAATAAtgaaagcttgtcttccatgcaaccgGAAACAGAATCTGATTGGAAACTAGCATTCCGAATCTTTGGAAATTTTACTGTTGTATCCTCAATTGTTgcacttatttatgtttttgcacacATCATCCTTGCAAGTCCTAGTATAATTCAAGGTCTCGAGTTCCCTGGCCTGGACTTGCCAGATTCTGTTGGTGAAGTTGTGGTTTGTGGAGTTCTTGTTCTGCAAGGACAACGTGTCCTTAATATGATTGCACGGTTTGTCCAGGCAAGGAGGCGAAGAG GCGGTGATCATGGTGTCAAAGCAAAAGGCGATGGCTGGTTGCTGACTGTTGCTTTGATAGATGGGACCAACTTAGCAGCAACAAAGTCATCTGGTTACTCTGATCCATATGTTGTATTTACTTGCAATGGACAGACAAAGACAAGTTCGATTAAGTTTCACACTCTTGAGCCTCAATGGAATG AAATTTTTGAATTTGATGCCATGGAAGACCCACCCTCAGTGATGGAAATAAACGTATATGATTTTGATGGACCCTTTGATGAAGTTGCCTCCCTTGGTCACGTTGAAGTAAATTTCTTGAAATATAGTATATCTGAGCTTGCCGACATTTGGATTCCTCTCAAGGGAAAGCTGGCTCAAGCATGTCAATCAAAATTACATTTGAGAATTTTCTTGAACAATTCAAGGGGTACAGAAGTTGtgaaggattacctggacaggatgGAGAAAGAGGTTGGCAGAAAG ATTGCTATGCGGTCACCTCACACGAACCTAGAGTTCCAGAAGATCTTTTCTTTGCCACCAGAAGAATTCCTTATCAATGATTTTACCTGCCATTTAAAGCGCAAGATGCTCACACAG GGTCGCTTGTTTTTATCCCCAAGAATTATTGGGTTCTACACCAATCTTTTTGGCCACAAAACAAAATTCTTCTTTCTTTGGGAAGATATTGAAGAGATCCAACTGGTCCCTGCAACCCTATCTTTGATGGGAAGCCCATCTCTGCTGATTACCCTTCGCAAGGGCAGAGGAATGGATGCAAGGCATGGAGCAAAGCAACTGGACGATGAAGGGAGACTCAAGTTTCATCTCCAGTCCTTTGTGTCATTCAATGCGGCACATAA AACAATAATGGCACTGTGGAAGGCGAGATCTTTGACCCCTGAAGAAAAAATTCAGCTGGTAGAAGAGGAATCAGAAGCGAAAGACCTCCAAACTGAGGAAGGTGGATCTTTCTTAGGCATAGAGGATGTCAAAATGTCAGAAGTATTTTCATCTACAATACCTTTTGAC GTGCCAATACTCATGGGCATATTTGAGGGTGGTCCTGTGGAGCGTCGAATTATGGAGAAAGTTGGCTGTATGGACTACTCTGTGACAGCATGGGAACCTGTCAGGGACGATGCGCACCAGAGACAAGTCCATTGCAGGCTTGACAAGAAAGTGGCACGCCGTGATGGTGAAGTAATGAGCACCCAACAGAAGTCCCCATTACCTGATAAGAATGGATGGCTCATTGAAGAAGTGATGACATTTGAAGGCATTCCAGTTGGCGAATGTTTCAAT CTCCATATTCGATACCAGTTGGAGCAGGCCTCGTCCAAGCAGAAGTCATGCAGTGTCCAAGTATTTATCGGCATGGCATGGTTAAAGAGCTGCAAGAATCGAAAGAAGATCACGCAAGAAGTGGCATCCAAGTTGTCTTCTCGCCTCAAGAAGATATTCAGCCAACTTGAGAAGGAACTCATACCAGCTAACTAG
- the LOC119337727 gene encoding zinc finger protein CONSTANS-LIKE 9-like isoform X1, translating to MGALCDYCGEHRSMVYCRSDAASLCLSCDRNVHSANALSRRHTRTLLCDRCASQPAMVRCLEENTSLCQNCDWNGHSAGSSAAGHKRQNINCYSGCPSSAELSRMWSFILDIPNVAPELNCEQVISMMSISDSAVSNGDNAQGDNSLVDMACATLDEEDKQKSVIGSSSEAALNLLPPANNQTAVSVDSTTAKYTPDKHMFSKDSIYEDFSMDDIDLSYENYEELFGNSHIQTEELFDDAGIDSYFEVKEATAVNSDEQPKPKQPAASNALSADSGMSNPAVKEDDSSLCIPVRQAISYSGFTGESIPEEYQDCGVSPMLLMGEPPWLPPGPDGSFAGIRDSAITRYKEKKKRRKFDHKIRYESRKARADVRKRVKGRFVKAGEAYDYDPLDTRSY from the exons ATGGGTGCTCTCTGCGATTACTGTGGGGAGCATAGGTCCATGGTTTACTGCCGATCCGATGCGGCTTCTTTGTGCTTGTCATGCGATCGCAATGTGCATTCAGCTAATGCTCTTTCTCGGCGCCATACAAGAACTCTTCTATGTGACCGGTGTGCTTCACAGCCTGCCATGGTCCGCTGCCTAGAGGAGAACACCTCACTTTGCCAAAATTGTGATTGGAATGGGCATAGTGCTGGATCCTCTGCTGCTGGACACAAAAGACAGAATATAAACTGCTATTCAGGGTGCCCATCATCTGCAGAGCTTTCAAGAATGTGGTCATTCATTTTGGATATTCCTAATGTGGCTCCTGAGCTGAATTGTGAGCAAGTAATAAGCATGATGAGCATCAGTGACAGTGCTGTCAGTAATGGAGACAACGCTCAAGGGGACAACAGTTTGGTAGATATGGCTTGCGCAACActtgatgaagaagacaaacaaaagTCTGTGATAGGCTCATCTTCTGAAGCTGCTCTGAACCTTCTTCCACCTGCTAATAATCAGACAGCTGTATCTGTGGATTCGACGACAGCTAAG TATACGCCAGACAAACATATGTTCAGCAAGGACAGCATATATGAAGATTTCTCTATGGATGATATTGATCTGAGTTACGAAAATTATGAAGAACTATTTGGTAACTCTCATATTCAGACTGAGGAACTCTTTGATGATGCTGGCATTGACAGTTACTTTGAAGTTAAGGAAGCGACTGCTGTGAATTCTGATGAG CAGCCCAAGCCAAAGCAGCCTGCTGCTAGCAATGCGTTATCTGCTGACTCTGGGATGTCAAATCCAGCAGTAAAAGAAGATGATTCCAGTCTTTGTATTCCTGTGAGGCAAGCTATTTCCTATTCTGGCTTTACTGGTGAGAGCATTCCTGAAGAATACCAAGATTGTGGTGTATCACCAATGCTCCTTATGGGCGAGCCTCCTTGGCTTCCTCCTGGCCCTGATGGGTCATTTGCCGGAATTAGAGACAGTGCTATCACAAGGtacaaggagaagaagaaaagaagaaa GTTTGACCACAAGATCAGGTATGAATCTCGCAAGGCTAGGGCGGATGTGAGGAAGAGAGTCAAGGGACGGTTTGTTAAGGCCGGTGAAGCGTATGACTATGATCCGCTCGACACAAGGAGCTACTGA
- the LOC119337727 gene encoding zinc finger protein CONSTANS-LIKE 9-like isoform X2, with the protein MGALCDYCGEHRSMVYCRSDAASLCLSCDRNVHSANALSRRHTRTLLCDRCASQPAMVRCLEENTSLCQNCDWNGHSAGSSAAGHKRQNINCYSGCPSSAELSRMWSFILDIPNVAPELNCEQVISMMSISDSAVSNGDNAQGDNSLVDMACATLDEEDKQKSVIGSSSEAALNLLPPANNQTAVSVDSTTAKYTPDKHMFSKDSIYEDFSMDDIDLSYENYEELFGNSHIQTEELFDDAGIDSYFEVKEATAVNSDEPKPKQPAASNALSADSGMSNPAVKEDDSSLCIPVRQAISYSGFTGESIPEEYQDCGVSPMLLMGEPPWLPPGPDGSFAGIRDSAITRYKEKKKRRKFDHKIRYESRKARADVRKRVKGRFVKAGEAYDYDPLDTRSY; encoded by the exons ATGGGTGCTCTCTGCGATTACTGTGGGGAGCATAGGTCCATGGTTTACTGCCGATCCGATGCGGCTTCTTTGTGCTTGTCATGCGATCGCAATGTGCATTCAGCTAATGCTCTTTCTCGGCGCCATACAAGAACTCTTCTATGTGACCGGTGTGCTTCACAGCCTGCCATGGTCCGCTGCCTAGAGGAGAACACCTCACTTTGCCAAAATTGTGATTGGAATGGGCATAGTGCTGGATCCTCTGCTGCTGGACACAAAAGACAGAATATAAACTGCTATTCAGGGTGCCCATCATCTGCAGAGCTTTCAAGAATGTGGTCATTCATTTTGGATATTCCTAATGTGGCTCCTGAGCTGAATTGTGAGCAAGTAATAAGCATGATGAGCATCAGTGACAGTGCTGTCAGTAATGGAGACAACGCTCAAGGGGACAACAGTTTGGTAGATATGGCTTGCGCAACActtgatgaagaagacaaacaaaagTCTGTGATAGGCTCATCTTCTGAAGCTGCTCTGAACCTTCTTCCACCTGCTAATAATCAGACAGCTGTATCTGTGGATTCGACGACAGCTAAG TATACGCCAGACAAACATATGTTCAGCAAGGACAGCATATATGAAGATTTCTCTATGGATGATATTGATCTGAGTTACGAAAATTATGAAGAACTATTTGGTAACTCTCATATTCAGACTGAGGAACTCTTTGATGATGCTGGCATTGACAGTTACTTTGAAGTTAAGGAAGCGACTGCTGTGAATTCTGATGAG CCCAAGCCAAAGCAGCCTGCTGCTAGCAATGCGTTATCTGCTGACTCTGGGATGTCAAATCCAGCAGTAAAAGAAGATGATTCCAGTCTTTGTATTCCTGTGAGGCAAGCTATTTCCTATTCTGGCTTTACTGGTGAGAGCATTCCTGAAGAATACCAAGATTGTGGTGTATCACCAATGCTCCTTATGGGCGAGCCTCCTTGGCTTCCTCCTGGCCCTGATGGGTCATTTGCCGGAATTAGAGACAGTGCTATCACAAGGtacaaggagaagaagaaaagaagaaa GTTTGACCACAAGATCAGGTATGAATCTCGCAAGGCTAGGGCGGATGTGAGGAAGAGAGTCAAGGGACGGTTTGTTAAGGCCGGTGAAGCGTATGACTATGATCCGCTCGACACAAGGAGCTACTGA